One window of Papilio machaon chromosome 18, ilPapMach1.1, whole genome shotgun sequence genomic DNA carries:
- the LOC106715393 gene encoding uncharacterized protein LOC106715393: protein MASEDRLNYVVKQVTKNLGLKNYKYTRIGLDETIENYLGELEFITITGETDDGEIKKDIVVKFAPNSAELREWGALDVVYRVETAVYTVLLAHFKRLAKFDTRELFPEFLYSDCEQYKEVLAVSNMCSNGFRRCAGNRFLDADHMLVSLKSLAKFHALSMILKNDIKKTEDWNNLVPNCFEYPPKYTTSLRLYHGRGI from the coding sequence ATGGCAAGTGAAGACCGTTTGAATTATGTGGTGAAACAAGTTACAAAGAATTTAGGATTgaagaattataaatacacaAGAATTGGCCTAGATGAAACGATTGAAAATTATCTGGGAGAACTTGAATTTATTACGATAACCGGAGAAACAGATGATggagaaattaaaaaggatATAGTTGTAAAATTCGCACCGAACAGCGCGGAGCTTAGAGAATGGGGAGCTCTTGATGTAGTATATAGAGTTGAGACAGCTGTGTACACAGTTTTACTGGCACATTTCAAAAGATTAGCTAAATTTGATACAAGAGAACTGTTCCCGGAATTTTTGTATTCGGATTGTGAGCAATATAAAGAAGTTCTAGCCGTGTCGAACATGTGTAGTAATGGATTCCGTAGGTGTGCTGGTAACAGATTTCTTGATGCAGATCATATGTTAGTTTCTTTGAAATCATTAGCTAAATTTCATGCCCTTTCAATGATAttgaaaaatgatattaagAAAACAGAAGATTGGAATAATTTGGTGCCAAATTGTTTTGAATATCCACCTAAATATACGACTTCTTTGAGGTTATATCATGGCAGGGGAATTTAG
- the LOC123721930 gene encoding uncharacterized protein LOC123721930, which translates to MTNEQRLTSLLKKLAEKLELKNYEYKFRNIQETIENYFGILIPMTLKGETENGDWSKELIVKMPPNREILRELGVIKVLYGAEVFVYSVLIPHYKRLSKFDLSQLFPECFYADSTLHNEVIVLKDMCKEGFQRYNGDRFLDADHIIVCLKSLAQFHALSMVLQHNVKNIEDEKIMTPYSSTYPTQLMVAFRNSLSNNLDIFKDTEYGAFYSMILTNFDDIVDSNTNKASRLVYGHGDLWKENILFKYEDNKPVSACILDFQTTRLLCPAQDVLIFILTSTETKVRRNCYEYFLSIYYECLQQTLLQHSLDPETTYSRSDFNRDLKTVAFYCFIASNLAFSLWLGLEEKALIQSKNICEEGNEKTSATLYYKQIMLDIVQDFVNFGYYVPKGFE; encoded by the exons ATGACAAACGAACAACGTTTAACTTCGCTGTTAAAGAAATTAGCTGAGAAgctagaattaaaaaactatgaatataaattcCGAAATATACAAGAAACAATAGAAAACTACTTCGGTATACTTATACCGATGACGTTAAAGGGTGAAACTGAAAATGGTGACTGGTCGAAAGAATTAATAGTGAAAATGCCACCGAATCGAGAGATATTGAGAGAACTTGGCGTTATCAAAGTGTTATATGGTGCAGAGGTTTTTGTTTATAGCGTTTTAATTCCACATTACAAGAGACTTTCAAAGTTTGATTTGAGTCAACTGTTCCCTGAATGTTTTTATGCAGATTCTACTCTACATAATGAAGTGATTGTGTTGAAAGATATGTGCAAAGAAGGATTTCAACGATATAATGGCGACAGATTTTTAGATGCCGATCATATAATCGTATGTTTAAAATCATTAGCTCAGTTTCATGCACTTTCAATGGTTTTGCaacataatgtaaaaaatattgaggACGAAAAAATTATGACCCCATATAGCTCCACTTACCCGACACAATTGATGGTCGCGTTCAGAAATTCTTTAAGTAATAACTTAGATATATTCAAGGATACTGAATACGGAGCATTTTATTCTATgattcttactaattttgaTGATATTGTCGATAGTAATACGAACAAAGCAAGCCGCCTTGTATACGGCCATGGAGATTTGTGGAAGGAGAATATCTTGTTTAAATATGag GACAATAAACCTGTAAGTGCGTGTATACTGGATTTCCAAACAACTCGCCTTTTATGTCCCGCTCAAGATGTCTTAATATTTATCCTTACAAGTACAGAAACAAAAGTCAGAAGGAATTGttatgaatattttctatCTATCTACTACGAATGTCTGCAGCAAACTCTATTACAACATTCCTTGGACCCCGAAACTACATACTCAAGAAGTGATTTCAACCGTGATCTCAAAACAGTGGccttttattgctttatagCAAGTAATTTGGCTTTTTCCTTGTGGTTAGGTTTGGAAGAGAAAGCAttaatacaaagtaaaaatatttgcgaAGAAGGAAATGAAAAAACTTCAGCTAcactttattacaaacaaataatgcTTGATATTGTGCaagattttgttaattttggtTACTATGTACCGAAGGGTTTTGAGTAA
- the LOC106715496 gene encoding uncharacterized protein LOC106715496 — MSELISLNYIATVVNNIAVACDLMEWSYLENSLDAKAQNYFGVLIPISVEGKINNENVSLKLMLKLAPTDDRYRVSGAVTAMFAREIYVYSKVFSKYQDLQKRLQSQYIIPKCYYLCKDYCKEALAIQNMCEIGYLPFIHYMFLDVDHLIVSLKSLAKFHALSFIMESKETELFDEVKKICLPLSENTNKRYIDILIDRLEKALLKFDNTNYVPLLRNLKQNCTKYIEDVYSSSEKNCLCHGDIWKENILYKYKDNKPVSACLIDYQTARMSSPAFDVLYLITSSADSKLRQEHFSSLIDIYHSTLLEFVKDANIKNVYSHRQLDQDLKIVGPACFIVANTALWLSSGLQQEGHVRSKKVLQTESEIAMAVDNYKAIIKEILDDFIVYGYLPEVSS; from the exons atgtctgaattaatttctttaaattatatagcaactgttgtaaataatatagcCGTCGCCTGCGATTTAATGGAATGGAGTTATTTAGAAAACAGCTTGGACGCAAAGGCTCAGAACTATTTTGGTGTTCTTATTCCAATATCTGTAGAGgggaaaataaataacgaaaatgtatctttaaaattaatgttgaaaTTAGCACCGACCGACGACAGATACCGCGTAAGCGGGGCAGTGACAGCTATGTTTGCGCGagaaatatatgtatactcgaaagttttttcaaaatatcaaGATTTACAAAAACGTTTACAATCTCAGTATATTATACCAAAGTGTTATTACTTATGCAAGGACTATTGTAAAGAAGCTTTAGCAATTCAAAACATGTGTGAAATAGGTTACTTACCATTTATCCACTATATGTTTTTAGACGTCGATCACTTGATTGTGTCTTTGAAAAGTCTTGCAAAGTTTCATGCTCTATCTTTTATAATGGAATCTAAGGAAACTGAATTATTTGATGAGGTGAAAAAGATATGTTTACCATTATCAGAAAATACCAATAAAAggtatattgatattttaattgatagaCTGGAAAAGGCTTTACTAAAGTTTGACAACACTAATTATGTGCCATTATTAAGGAATTTAAAACAGAATTGTACTAAATATATAGAGGATGTATATTCATCTTCTGAAAAGAACTGTCTATGTCATGGAGACATCTGGAAAGAAAAcatactttataaatacaag gacAACAAACCAGTATCTGCCTGTTTGATAGATTATCAAACTGCAAGAATGAGCAGCCCTGCTTTtgatgtattatatttaataacaagtaGTGCTGATAGTAAACTGAGACAAGAACATTTTTCCTCACTTATTGATATTTACCATAGTACATTATTGGAGTTTGTCAAGGATGCCAACATCAAAAATGTGTACAGTCATAGACAATTAGATCAAGACTTAAAGATAGTTGGACCTGCTTGCTTTATAGTTGCAAATACAGCTCTATGGTTGTCAAGTGGATTGCAACAGGAGGGCCATGTGCGAAGCAAGAAAGTCTTACAGACAGAAAGTGAGATAGCAATGGCCGTTGATAATTATAAagcaataataaaagaaattttagatgattttattgtttatggaTACTTACCAGAGGTATCAAGTTAA